Part of the Henckelia pumila isolate YLH828 chromosome 2, ASM3356847v2, whole genome shotgun sequence genome is shown below.
AACGATAAGTAAAGCAACTTCAAGTGAAAACGTTGAATATTTCAGAAAAGGGAAAGCTCTTAATTATACTTGCGCTGCTTGCAATTGTTGATGGGAGACACGGGATTGATTCGGGTAAAACACAGAACCCTGACTCATGCCGGTGGTATCAGGTTTTCTTGAACGAGCAAAGGAATTTCCAGAACAGAAGGCAGCGGTTTCTTCGATTAATCTCATCCGCGCATCCCTCTCCACGGCCGCTAACAACGAACGCCATGCAGCAGCATTTGCTCCAATATCCGGTGGAAGAGAAGCACGAGAAACGCGGCTCAAACCGGACATGCACCCGCAACCAGTCACGTTACTGCAGAGAGTCGACTGATGAGAGCCGGAAAACTTCCAACCCTaccaaaaaacaaaagaaaaagaaaatcaaaTCCGACCACAGTTTCCGAAACAAAGCAaaccgaaaaacaaaaaaagaaaagatacGAAGTACTCAATCCCACCATGGTGTTTTCGGGGTACGTGTCTCCAAGAGTAGCGTAAGCAAGCTTCTGGGCTAACGCTGTGACATAGTCATCTTCATCGCTCTCAGTCTCCGCCGAGCCCAACACCAATTCAGCATGTGAAAATAGATCCGAGCTAGAACCAAACGAGCTGGCATACCCATGGCGACGAAAATCATTTAACCTTCTTACTTTCAAACCCATCAAGAGTTCATCATCGGTCAGAAACTCCGACGGCAGCCAGAACTTCCCTTCGTCCAGCCGTTGAGCCATTAAAAGACGCTGTAACACGAACCCTGGTTGATTTTTCCTGGTACTCCGTATAAGAAACAGGACAAAGGGATTGCTCGCTGTTACCTGAAGGGTCAAACAGAGAAGCAGAATGGTGGTTGCTGGTTCCCAACCGGGAGAAAAATCCCAGGGACCCAGCAAATCACAAATCAGAGAAGACCAAAAAAGACGATAGCGTGTGAGAGAGAAATATCAACTGGGTAGGTTGTAGTGGTTTTTATAACGTCACTTTCTGTGTGATTGAGGCAACAAAGGGGGTGGGATCGAACCCCTAGGGGAGTAGGCTAAGCCAAGTGCGGAGGTGGCGCGTGGATTTCACGCCGCATCGGCGTGGCGCCATCCGCCGCGGCAGTGTACGATTGAACTGGGGATAAAGCAAAAGGGCCCTGAAACAATATATTTTTTCTGCAGATAAGCACGGAAATGGCAATCCCACCGTTTAAAGTTGCCACTCTaccttttgtattttttttaattttgtttttaacattatattgattattttatttttctttagtAATATTATGTTGTTTTAAGAGTAAATTgtgaataaattcttaaattcaaatctaatttttttataaatttttacaataaaatttttttcttaaaacttCATAGGATCACTAAATTTGGTCAAATccaatgtttaattcttgtacccaatttatgcatttatgtatTTCATTTATGCAATGTTTGTGCTCAATTATGGTACTTGAATTATCCGcaaaattggtatcaaagctttaggttaattattcagactttatattattcgttaactcatacttttctttgttaaggaaaatttttttacaaaagatgacttcaaacgaatttttgaatcaagaggattttatgtatataaaatcatataaacaagttaatctgttcacaatagattacttacgacagaaagatgatttttaactctcaatttttagaaattacccagattcctctaaactctccggagatcttagagaaattcaaaagacggtacaatattacagcaatcaacTGTATGAAATACCGCGGCAGATTGAAGGAATCcttaaaaaacaagaagaaattcttgtaactctgaaggatcttcaaactaaaatcacaaatctagaataaacttctggttctagaaaaagaaatacaggaggaaggttaccactctcgtttggtaccgaacctttgttacatcagaaaggtaaaaccaaaatggtccaaaaacctttaactgatgacgaaatgatgattaatcttataaaaacagtatcagaaaaaaatattatctgatgactactttagaaagattaaatctcgaggatctacaagatcttgcagattcttttgcgaatctcaaagtagtagatctaaaaatgaattctcctgagggtgaacaacccatagggaatccccctagatatgtggttaaaacagaagaaccacagagtgagttccatgttggagaaaattcacatccaacgGGAACCAGAGCAAGAAGGAGTAAGATCccactacatcaaactccttatggaaaaactgttttaaacccgatacatccttatggggttatgttaaacctcgatgttctggacttcaaaaacagataagatcttatagatgattggacgtcagctatgagaattgcagcaggaacattagatctcaataaagaaggattcattaaacttctagaaatgagtctaatggattctgttaagatcgcatgggagatgactatacCAGAtactaaggaatcaatcttagcaggagaatccctcagcgagattggagaaagaatggccaccctatttaaagcacaattcataggggtaaactatttcaataatcaagatacagagaaaaagagaagatatactcaagctctgtatagcctcgaattacatgatatctgtcTAGTTGAtaaatacattatgttattcactaaatacagatggaattcgggagtcgaggaaaatatagctattcagctatttttcgcaaaaatgccaagtttctggagagaaatgctgatcaaagaatatgttccaggtaatcttgatacattggcaagacgtgcctcctttttgaaaggaaaattagcaGAATGGTGCAATATGacagcattacaaaagaactacaagaaaataagggatatagataaacgtacacctttatgttgtagagaaaatgatcttccaacgatcattagAAATAGATCACagagatttaaaaggaagaaattcagaaataatccctataataaaagaatgagaagttcttggaaaccaagaacattttggtccaaacaaaaggccagatcttatagatcaggaaaaagaagtggacctacaagaacatccccagtaacaagctcatcacaaagcaggggaagaacaccatcaagaagaactttcagaagaattcatacaagagcaagtgaaagtttcaaggatttcaactgctggacatgtggagcaagaggacatatatctacaaattgtccagaaaatgagaaaaaaggagttaaactctttgaagcaacacccgatatggatgatgcggtcttctttcaagatctagtccaagtatatcaatttgaggatatcccctcagatgaaagcatatacgaagaagagatattgtttagtcaaaaagtttctgaggatgaatcagaatcagaatcagagtaaagagaaagtgtttcgacatgaaacacatgaaagtttggctgggttctttagtcaaaccacgatatctcataatatgatccaaaggattatgagagaaaatccaacattacaaaagtaccaaggattttcggcaggacaagttgaaagagtcttaggcaacccaaggcttagacaaagaagacataatttgatttacaaagtatccagaagggaaatggcaatccccatggaattaacaagtaatcaaatagagatgcagttagttccttttgaagaaataagagaggaattgcaaaagttgaaaagtgaggtagcaaggacgatgtcttggattcatattggagcaatccaaataatgattaaggcaacttttaaagaaggaatagattcacccatagatatcgtagtatgcgataaaagaatggggaatattcaaGACGTTGTCCTGGGTtctatctcaggaaatctttgtgcatgaaaaattgtaggagttatttatccaagaatagcctacaatttagctgaaagggactttagtcgagccttgaagttgcatcaaaacttcaaggaaaaaagactaatgaaggaaggtaataggtcatattctattacatatcaaatttcatatgctctttctaatactcaccattctgaattatttattagaaataagTTCATTGagattccagagatctttgggaaagttgctcatgcaatatacccagaaagaatcgagtttcctttaattcaggaaacagacatttaAATTtaagacagaccggttctatacagagaccttaaaatagaacctcaaaggttatctttccaaggaaaccgaatgacaagtaggagatgagacaaatctcctattcaagaaattccaccagaagaaaaagagttttctataataggaaaacttagatctccagaaggatggaaagaagtaaaaatagtattcgaaattacaagtcatcggaaccagttcccttgtaactcgatttactatttggaacaacagaaaaaaggaacttaccaaggattgataaatattggagaattggaagttcaaatctgtggaattccaagaaaagaagtggatcagctcattcttggcctagagtttctggaggaccataaaccatggaaacgccttgaaaaaggaatagagttcatggcaaaagaaaagacttggaggattcaataagaattctacgaaatggaaaaccaagagaattggataagggacaatcccttaatcagattcgaaaactctg
Proteins encoded:
- the LOC140883392 gene encoding uncharacterized protein isoform X2 — protein: MAQRLDEGKFWLPSEFLTDDELLMGLKVRRLNDFRRHGYASSFGSSSDLFSHAELVLGSAETESDEDDYVTALAQKLAYATLGDTYPENTMGWKFSGSHQSTLCSNVTGCGCMSGLSRVSRASLPPDIGANAAAWRSLLAAVERDARMRLIEETAAFCSGNSFARSRKPDTTGMSQGSVFYPNQSRVSHQQLQAAQFHEQLQQQQHAAGGYLEQAKIAHQQMARNTKKNGGSGNQSSSSMASWPDIPHCQPPRQRSSGTKALFLGEESETKSKRSGTGVFLPRNLGATTPFETRKKTVMNSNLKSMDLQQPHGLTKRNDFLEANAAAAAASKHGNMVSIAEQRRTLRPVPARMNQALKLPQEWTY
- the LOC140883392 gene encoding uncharacterized protein isoform X1, coding for MAQRLDEGKFWLPSEFLTDDELLMGLKVRRLNDFRRHGYASSFGSSSDLFSHAELVLGSAETESDEDDYVTALAQKLAYATLGDTYPENTMGWKFSGSHQSTLCSNVTGCGCMSGLSRVSRASLPPDIGANAAAWRSLLAAVERDARMRLIEETAAFCSGNSFARSRKPDTTGMSQGSVFYPNQSRVSHQQLQAAQFHEQLQQQQHAAGGYLEQAKIAHQQMARNTKKNGGSGNQSSSSMASWPDIPHCQPPRQRSSGTKALFLGEESETKSKRSGTGVFLPRNLGATTPFETRKKTVGWPVLLPDKVMNSNLKSMDLQQPHGLTKRNDFLEANAAAAAASKHGNMVSIAEQRRTLRPVPARMNQALKLPQEWTY